The Nicotiana tomentosiformis chromosome 2, ASM39032v3, whole genome shotgun sequence genome includes the window GCCACCTTGTTCTCTTCCTCTGGGTGAAAAATCTTATGTATTTATAGCATAAGTTTTAAGGGTTAAAACCCTTTTTCAAAATCTGTTGGGTTTTCTTTTCCACCCGGAAAAGGATTCTTTTATTTTCTACTATTTAGGCACAATATGGAccacataatttaattaacaaggcttccaattatgaaattaatttgtaatttttgaaattaatatctACCATAATTAGTTACGAATTATTCTACTAAAACTTCGTAATTGAACTCCTTATTCAATTTCGAAATTAatccattaaatcttatttaacttCCCGTATTAAGATCCAAATACTAATCAATTAAAATTAAATTACTAacgatttaatttattgattatttcctttagactttcgcttaacttatttcatgtgttggATACAAAATCTACCGgtcgggtttacacatgaaaacttataagctttcataaaggtgtaacATCAATCTCTAAACCGAGACATGAATTccatcaactaattattatttcgccaatgtacattattattatccaatttaccaggcatattgaccgacgaaagaatctcgccttttaataaataaaaataataataatatatacaactaataataattatatcaagattaagagtataagtacatttaatagcgagagaatttattttattaagtaaTTATataatacttatctctacttggtccgttcaatacatacaaaatgtactagcacaaaaAGTTGGAATTAAATCATTCTCATAATCaggataaattatatttaatcttgtgttACAATCATCTATGATGGTTTGTTCAATTCCATCAAGagattgtgaactcaaactttatacttataagaaccgatgatttaattttccgtgtataagctaaactctatacactaagggtatgtttggtatgaaggaaaacatttccagaaaatatttttcaattttttcatgtttggttggtttaaatattttggaaaatattttccttatgaactcattttcctccaattggaggaaaatattttccttatcaagAAAAGggaaacattttccaaaactcattctcaaccttccccaccctatTTCCCACCCTCACCAACCCACCCCACATCCCCACACCCACCCACCTAACCTCACCCCATGCCTACCCACCCCATCCCCTCTCTCagaaaaaacgcaaaaaagaaaTTACTGCACCTACCAAATTATTGCACCTACCTATTTCGcatttcagtgcatgtcctatttactagctatcgcttttgctttacatctttcttttagattttatggtgttcctatttttcttatgactgttgtggtgatactaatatttactaatattgtctgcctttgctttgcatcttttttctcgatttcatggtgtttctatttatcctatgattgttgttgtgatactaatattgtctccctttttgcccttttgtcttttatttttttttgagccgagggtctttcggaaacagtttctctactccttcggggtaggggtaaggtctacgtacacactaccctccccataccccattagtgagattttactgggctGTTGTTGTAATTTCAGATTTCCGTTTTTCGTTTTTCTACATCACCCCGCCAAACCCCACCCCCACTGCCCGATATTAtcgataaaaaatatttttttatatattagttttttcatctttcggtttacatgttcgaaattttacaagttccaaagttatgagttcagagatttatgtgtttggaagtttacgCGTACCAAACACCGGaaaatgaataagattactacttattttccaataaaatattttccattataccaaacacaccctaaatcatctactatataagcaaaggacacatactaatatatgatctatttaaaactttattaaaattgaataaataattgttccataataaatactatatccaaaCCAAACTCATGGTTAATAGCATATATctcaacaatctcccacttagacttttAACTATGACAATTATTAGAATATACCATATTCAAatgcatggttaatagtatatgcccCAACAATTGTTGCGTCATACTTCTTCTTGTTGTGTTAATTAGAGGCCTTCGGTTAAGTAGAAGTGCATTGTATCCTTGAGAGGGCAAAAACAAAGGCAGAAACAAAGAAGGCAAGAGAAACACATAATGTTACAACCAATTTTGGTTTTGAAAGTTTGATCATATTCGTTTGCCATTTAATCTAGTCTTCTTTGCTGAGGAAACAGACTGATCGATTAACAACAAAGTAAATACAAATTTGAAAGCTCTACTAGCTAACGTTGTTATTACTCCATATGTTAAGCGTCAGCTTAAAATAACCCCTCAAATTTTGATAAGCTGCTATAAAAGGTATAGCAACATTAGCTCTCCTGAAACTTGTTCACCTCCAGGAAAGCTAACTCGAAGTTTGTGAATATACTAGTTGTGGTTCTGGATTCAAGTCTCACAACCACATCATGATCAAAGAATTCTCACTAGCTTCGCAGGGAACAAAATTGTGTGATCTCGCACATGAAGGGACAAGTTAAACACGTAAATGAATAGATAAAAGTATCCTAACAGCTTAAGATTTCACACGATATTCAACAGAAACAATGTAATGAATTCCAACCTCGGTCAGTGCTTCCAGTCACACAGCCTCAGAGACTATAGGAGAAGGGAAACACGGGGAGATTGTGGAAGCACGAGGAGATGAGGTGGAACATACAAGTCTGATAATATACCAAACATTACAACAGCCAGTCTAATGGAAATGTACAAAGTGTGATGGCGCTAGAATAACACATAGAACACAAACAAAAAAAACGACATGGACACGTAGCGGGGCATGGAATATATATACACCAGCAGTTCACAGCCACTGTTCTTTAAAGCAGACATTATACCCCTTGGAATTGGCTCTTCTCAATGAAATTTTTGCATTGTCCACTGATAGAGGGGAATCAGGATTAGGGGAAAGTGAATTCCAAGCTTCCAGACCTGCAGATGGACATTTCAGGATCCCTTTTATAGGCTTTTTTGTTAAATAGGCTGCCTCCTTGGAATCACCATTTGCCAAATGGACTGCTGAATCATCATTTTCCAAACAGACTAAAGCTTCCTCTTTGGGTTCATCATTTGCACTAATCTCTTTGGCCTTGGCATAAGCAGAATCATCACCTGACTTATCGTCACTATCTTTGACTAGGACAAGATCCTCACCAGAACCAAATTCACCTCCATTTAAAGGAGGAGAGACGTCATCTAATTTATACTCGCTACCTTTGCCTTGGACACGATCATCAACCATGGTGTCTTCTTTATCATCCCAAAAATCAGCAGAATCGTCACAGAAGGTAAACTCTGCAATTTTAGCTTGTATTAAGTCATTACCATTGGTACCTTCTTTATGTTTGTTTACAGCGTCAACAAGATGATCTTCTTCCTCTGATGATGTCCGAACAAGCACATCTGTACCTCTTTGCAATGAAAGATTCTTGTCTCCCTTTTTCCCTTTAGGCAATTTGAACCAACCTTCACTCAACAAAGGCAGAGAAGACAGATTCTTAAGAAATGAGGTCTTCTTTGGAACATCTGCCAATTTTTTCTTATCTTTTGTAGTGAATAATGACATGGAAATCACAGTGGATATGAAAAGTTGACATATAGCGCATTTAATTTGCTCGTGTCTCTCAAAGGATGAAGCCTCTGTAAGACCTATCATTCTCTTGATCCCAAGAACTTTGCGCGCCAATTCTCCTAATTCACACCGCTTATATTTGGGATTGTTGAAAAACTTGGTGGCCAGGTAGCCAATGTCTACTTTATCTTTAGTCAACCCTAATTCTTCAAATGGGAACAAATCTTTCTTTTCTGGAATTCCAAAACCAACAAAACGGATCCTCTCATCCGTAAGGAATTTTAGGACAGGATCAGGTAGTTGTTCTCCAGAATGGAACCTCAGGATCAGACAACCTACTCCGAAACAAAAGAGAACCAAAATTATGGAGGGATCACGAGGGTGGCGCATGACATCTAGGCCAACAACAGGCGGCCGTACCCAAATCTTACCTTCTGGAAAAAGAAAATCAACTGTGCATAAAGATTCAAACTCTTTGGCCTTAAAGGTAATGCCTTCTAGTTTAACCTCAAATCTATTAGTTCTCAAATATACAGTACCAGCCATAGGTTTGTTTGAAGAATGAGATGATCCTAGTATTGTTGGGTTGGCATGAATAGATGGAGAAAAGATTAGCAAAAGGATGAGTGCCCCATAACAGATGCTAGAGAAAGGAACAACTCCCCAATGAAAATGGGATTTGACCCAATATTGCAGGGCAACTGAGACAAAAGACTGGCAAGAGGTACTTGAAAATGTCATCAAAATGATATTCAAAACTACAAGAGAATAAGAGGGATAAAAGGAAGGAAGATTAGTGGATTAACATTAAAATTGGATGGTTCTGCAAAAATATATGACAGTTGGAGGGCAAGCCTTGTGTTTGTTAGTTATGAGTACTTTACATCCACCAAATCCTTAGACTTCACCATGGCAGATATTGATCAACAGTTTCAAGCATTTTGCAGCTATACACAACTTGAGCAATTTGAGATAGAGTTTAACTAATTGGATTAATATCTGTGCCACTAAAATAAGAGAATGCCAGTCCTGACTTTAAGGAGAACCCTAAATGATTTACATTAGTGTGAAAAATGCAGATTTACCATTATTTGTATTTTCTACATTTTAATTGGTACATTGTAAAACTCACTAAACACTTCTATACAATTAAAAGCATAAGGACATAAATATAGTGTGACTAATCCATATGGTAAATATGCACAAGCTACCCGTGACTAATCCATTAATATGATTATTTACCCACAAAATGGATTCAAATACTATGGATATAATCATCGAAATAAAATACCCAATGTCTACACTCATGTCATAAGTATCCATCACGGAAATCATTTGGTTTACACTAATGTAAATCATTTAGGGTTCTCCAAAAGTGCCCTTAGCTTTTTCACGGAAATGTGAGTATATTAAGTAATCCAATATAATTTGATAGGGAAAGGAAAAAAAAGCAATACGAAGGAAGTTCAGTGCAGATCAGCACCTTCAATAAAATGAACATTTCCACATATTTCACCACCAATAAAATAAATCTGCCTGACTGCCTGAGTATTATCTAACCTCTCATAactacacacacacatataaacACATGTTCATAAACATACATTAAAAAAATTAAGACATCAATTTGGCAAAGAAACACTGGTATTTTCATTAAAATACTTTTAATTCGACTACATATCCAGAATTGAGAAAATTCTGGACCAAAATACACTGCAAAGCCTAGAAACCCGTCTACCATATACTCAATTACAAGTTACCATAGCTACCGTAGATTCACACTTTATGCCCTCTCACCCCTAATTCTCCTAGCAAGCTGAATATCCTTAGGCATAATAGTAACCCTCTTAGCATGAATAGCACACAAATTTGTGTCCTCAAACAAACCAACGAGATAAGCCTCAGCAGCTTCCTGAAGCGCAGCCACAGCCGAACTCTGGAAACGGAGATCGGTCTTGAAGTCCTGAGCTATCTCACGAACCAAACGCTGGAACGGGAGCTTACGGATCAAAAGCTCAGTTGATTTCTGGTACTTGCGGATCTCACGAAGCGCCACAGTCCCTGGCCTGAATCTGTGAGGCTTCTTCACTCCTCCGGTAGCCGGAGCTGACTTTCTGGCAGCTTTTGTGGCTAATTGCTTTCTCGGAGCTTTCCCTCCGGTGGATTTTCGGGCGGTTTGCTTTGTACGAGCCATTTGGGATTTAGGGCTGAAAGGATTTGGATGAAAGAGTAATTGGGTTTTTGAAGGATTTTGAATTTAGAACATAATGGAATGGGAGGGAGAGGAGGGGGAATTTAAAGAAATTTGAGGGGAAAAAGAGATCTGATCTTGGCCGTTGATAGATCGAAATTTAATTGGACGGACAAGATTTCTGAAGTGATGGTGTAGTGGATCGATGACGTGGAGGAATGAAAAGGTGATCGTGTGCGTTGGTTTATAATTGGATGGGTGTGTTATCGACGGTTCTGATTGGTTTTTTCCTTTTAAGTTGCGGATCGATGACGTGGAGTGTTTGGTGATTCGGGGATAGGTGTGATAATCAGGCACGTCAATTCTGTAACCTCTACGGTTCAGATTGCATTGCGAGGGGTTTCGGAATCGATGACGTGGAAGATCATTCTGATACCCGACTCTCTTATGTATGTTACTCCTAATCGGTTTTGTTAGCTAATCCACGAATATTAACTAGAGATTTTGAAAAGGAACATCACCaccaatcaattttttttttttggcaaaatACGAAAGTCGAATAAAATTAATTGCATATGTTAGCCAaaatatatgtataaaataaGTATATTCCTACTATTAATAAGAGGGAGTGAGAGTTGCCTCCGGAAAAATTTGAGCTGCATCCGGATACAATTTGGGTCATAAGGGTACTTCTGTAATTCTGATTAAATGGAGCAATAATATTGGTTGAAAAAATTGATTAATGTAGCTCCCTTAGAAATTTTTGAACAAGTTGACCGATTTACCTTTGCTCCATATCCCACGTGATCATAACACGCGTAAGGTTCATAAATTATAAATGGACCCTACAGTTCAGTGCATAGTTCAACATTGTCTGCTACGTTTCACATAGCTCAATTACGTGAACCAATGAGAATAGATGGGCCTGCTTTTGTTGCAAATCCATTGAGCAAAGTTCATTTGTAGCCATTAAGGCCAAACTTATATCACCTGATAGCCACAAAATAATCACATACAAACCATAGCCTAAAAACAATAATAAGGCTAGCAACTGAAAAACTTGAAACCATACGCTCGACGCAAACCAAAAGGAAATCACTCCTAAAGGATTTTGTATCCTAAATTTACGCCTTCAGTATGGAATCTTCAACCCCCAAACAGTATAAAAGTCGCCCAATTATTCACATTGTCAAAAAAATTTAGGATTTCTAAAGAGTAAACCCATAGCAGAGCTCCAAAAAATTCATGCTGAAATTCAAAGTTTTTGCACAATTGTGGCCTACAATCAGCTTAATAGAGTTGAGATTTCGTTCTTAAATTGTGAAATTGATACAAAATCGATAAACCCAACTAATGTCTATGGAGGTTGTGAATGTTGGAACTACTATTCCAATTTTAATTTCGATTTTACTTCAACATAGTGGTGAGTGTGTAAGTGAGAGTAAATTTGTTAATTTCCTTGTTAATGGCGTGCTGATCAATTCGGACCGTAGCTATGAGTATTATGTTAATGAGATATACAAGCAATTGGGTAGAGATTCGATTACAAGTGCGATAGAGATAAAATATACAGTGAATGATGGCTATATAGCAATTCCAATATACAATGATATGAATGTGCACTTGTATATGGAGATGAAAAAGAAAAACCTGAATATCACTGAACATCCATTATGCATAACGTTGAAAACTGTGTATTCAAGTGTTGAATGCTCATATTCAAGTTCATACTTGGGTGGTAACTTACTCGCAACAACTTCAGCTGGTTTACAATGTCAGAACGTAGAAGAAGTACACGAAACTAATATTGTTGAGATgatggataatcatggaaaagaaGTCAAAATTGAGATAATAAAGGGAATTTGCATAATAGACAATCCATAACATGAAAAATTTGCGGATGGTCAATTGTATTGGGACAAAGATACACTCATTAATGTAATAAAGTATTACGCAATACGAAAAAAATATCAATTTATAGTGGATAGATCATCTACAACAAAGTATGATTTCTACGTATGAGATTTCACTTCTATGTAATCTTGTGTATACTGcttgtataaaaaatatataactatTATATAATGAGATTGCATATGTATATTGCTTATTTATTTGAGACACAAGTGTAAATATCTGAAGAAGTGCATTATCATAACACTGTATTTTAAATAGGTATTGTCTTACATGCGTGGATGAAAGTTGTAAATGGAGTCTTACATCTTCAAGtctacacaaatcaaatgtctTCAAGGTTAGAAGGTTCAATGATGTTCACACTTGCCCAGAGACGAGTAGACTATTTTCACAACATCATGCTACTTCGTCAGCCATTGCAAAAATGATTTGCAATAAATATGTCAATCCAAAAATAATCTACACTCCGACAGACATCATGAGCGATATGAAACAACAATATGAGATTAATATGAGTTACGTAAAAGCTTATAGAACAAAAGAAAAGGCGCTTGAACTGCTAAGAGGGATACCACACGAATCTTATAGTAAACTGTCGGGTCACTTGCATATGATAAATATGACAAATCCTGGTTATGTCACAATGTTACATAAATCAGAGGACGGGCGCTTCATGTATGTTTTTGTCGCACTAAATGCATCAATCATAGTATGGAAATACGGCTACCATATTGTAGTGGTTGACGAGACATTCCTTAAATCATCACACAGGGGGACAATGTTAACAGCTAGCGCACAAGATGCGGCAGGTGAATATATCGCAGTCTTGTATAATAATTATATTTGGTATAGATAGCTGCTATATGCGTATAAAACATGTAGATGCTTTCTTATTTGCTTAACCAGGTAAAAAATTTTCACTAGCATATGGTGTTGTCGATTCTGAAAATAATGCTTCCTGGGAATGATTTTTTGAAATGTTTAGACAGCCTTTTGGGAAAAGGGAAAGGATGTGCATCGTATCTGATCGTCATGCAAACATATTGAGGGGTACTTCGATTGTGTATCCAGAGGTATCTCACTGTGTATGCATTTTCCATCTTTGGAATAACATAAAGAAGTAGTTCAAGAAAAACCATGACCGACTGAGGGAAGTACTTTTTGCAATGGCCATAGCATACAAAATTGAAGATTATAATCGCCTCATGCAAGATATGGACAACATTGATAAGAGGGTAAGGGGTTACCTATTCCAAATTGGTTATGAAAAGTGGTCCATAGCGCATTCCACTATTAATAGATCCATGGTGATGACTTCAAATATTTTTGAGTCACTCAATGCAAGAAACGGAGAGGCAAGAGAGCTACCAATCATAAGTTTACTAGATTACATGATGAATTTGGTTATGGAATGGAATAATATAAATAGAATAACTGCAATGAGTACATTTACTGGACTAGGAAAAAAATATAACGAAGTACTTAAGGAAAATAGCAGTTTGTTGCAGAAGATGACGGTAAATATTCTTTTATCATGTCTTACTTCATACGCCTGAATTACATACTTTGACAATAATGCATTAATACTTTTCATATCTATGTTTTACTAATGATATCTATTTAAATTTAAGTGAGGCCTTCAACTGATTATATATATGTAGTAATGGATGTTGAACAAAGGTGAAACATAGTCTGCATGCAAAAAAAGGAATGCTCGTGCAAACGATTTCAAATGGATGAGATTCCTTGTCCTCATGCTATGGCAGTATTGGACTACACACGTATAGAAACACCCAAAATATTGTTTTGCCTATTACACCAAGGAATACTTCAAGAAGACATATGAAGTGCCAGTTAATCCACTTCCAGATGAAAATACATGGGACCTTCCAACAGAGGTGTTAGATAATGTGGTCCTATCACCAATAGTGAAGGGCAAATCAGGAAGACCGACGAAGTCACGACACAATGGACTTTATAAATATCTGTATACTGAAACAATTATCTATGGATTATGCGGAAAACAAGGACACAACAGAAAAACATGTAGAAATGCTCGAGACAACTAGTAGATAAATGTTTTCCTTGTGAATGTTACAGTTAGAATATTGAAAAAATAATGAGATTTGCAATCACGTTCTCTCTGATGTATGAATAAAGATACTACTTTTTGTCGTAATTAAAGTATTGGTAGAAGTTTTATTCCAAATACTATTATGGATGTTATTATATAGATgtcaatatataaaatatatacaaaaatgactgtcactataaaaaaaaatataaaatagactgtcactatacaatttatatgcAATAgtctgtcactatacaaaaaatatacaaaataaattatcgctatacaaaaaatatataaaatagatgtcactatataaaatatatacaaaaaaagactgtcactatacaaaaaatatacaaaatagatatcactatataaaatatatacaaaaaaacggttactatacaaaatagatgtcactatacaaaatatatacaaagaagactgttactatacaaaatagattgtcgctatacaatttatatacatttTAGCTGCCCCAGAAACTTCATTCACAAAACTTCCTACAACAACTTAGCAACACCAGCTAAATTTGCAAAACCAATCGAAACATATTAAAATTGTATAAATTACAAAACCAAAACTGTAGAAAAGTCAAAACTACACAAAATCTGGAACTTTCAAAATCTCACTATTAATTGAAAACAAACAAGTCGCaattaaaagtaatattcaaCATTAGCATTTCAAACATATTGTTCAAAAATATCCCAAACAAAAAGGATAAAACGTGATATAGGTATGCAACTGTATCCAATCATAAGACAATATCATAACCAAACTACTTCATCTTAAAACTACATGTCAATTTTCCGCTAAACTATCCCAAACTACTTCATCTTGCCCTTCGACTTGCCTTTTTTCTTGATATCCTTCAAAGTTTCGTCATCACTAACGACAAGCGTCTTGACctttttcttcttattctttAAAGCCTTGTCATCACCAACGTCATGCGACTTGCCCTTTTCTTGTTATCCTTTTTTTGTCAGATCATTCAATCTATCAGTAGACTCGTCATCACTAACTGCATGTGCTCTTTATTTCTTCACTCCATAATCCCATAGCAATATACCATATCGGTTCCGTATCCCATCAATATCAATAGCTTTAGGAATACTGCTGCCTTGAATGATGTACTCATCAAATGCAGCAATATAAACACCACAGTCACTACATACAAAAGGTCGCACATAAACGTTGAATAAGTTAGTATAATATCCAAATAGGAATTCATGTACAATAATGAATAAGAATCagaaatattc containing:
- the LOC104086566 gene encoding histone H3.2, whose protein sequence is MARTKQTARKSTGGKAPRKQLATKAARKSAPATGGVKKPHRFRPGTVALREIRKYQKSTELLIRKLPFQRLVREIAQDFKTDLRFQSSAVAALQEAAEAYLVGLFEDTNLCAIHAKRVTIMPKDIQLARRIRGERA